The proteins below are encoded in one region of Arthrobacter sp. CJ23:
- a CDS encoding acyl-CoA carboxylase epsilon subunit encodes MSPDASTQQATTFLSVVKGEPTPEELAALAAVVASLSSPASAAPRQPSTRHWVRRQQLRLSPTPGPGAWKRSRG; translated from the coding sequence GTGAGCCCGGACGCCAGCACACAGCAAGCCACCACGTTCCTTTCGGTGGTCAAGGGCGAACCGACGCCCGAGGAACTGGCGGCGCTGGCCGCCGTCGTCGCCTCTCTGTCTTCTCCGGCGTCGGCGGCTCCCCGGCAGCCGAGCACCCGGCACTGGGTGCGCCGGCAGCAGCTCCGCCTGTCCCCCACGCCGGGGCCGGGCGCCTGGAAGCGCAGCCGCGGCTAG
- a CDS encoding acyl-CoA carboxylase subunit beta has translation MSHDLTTTAGKIADFRDRQARAEQPSGPEAIEKQHARGKNTARERIDLLLDEGSFVEFDALAVHRSTAFGMEKKKPLGDGVVSGYGTVDGRLIAIYSQDFSVYGGSLSQVNGEKIVKVQEFALRNGCPVVGINDGGGARIQEGVASLAMFADIFRNNVHASGVVPQISLIMGPCAGGAAYSPALTDYVVMVDKTSHMFITGPDVIKTVTGEDVDMETLGGARQHNATTGTSTYLASDEADAIEFVRELLDFLPSNNLSEAPVVEHEQELELNDDDLALDALIPDSANQPYDIRKVIEQIVDDAHFLEMQSLYAPNVIIGYGRVEGHTVGIVANQPMQFAGTLDIAASEKAARFVRHCDAFNIPIITLVDVPGFLPGKDQEFQGIIRRGAKLLYAFAEATVPKLTVITRKAYGGAYIVMGSKKLGADLNLAWPTAQIGVMGAQGAVNILYRRDLAAVAEAGGDVEAKRADVVRQYEEELLNPYQAAELGYVDAVIAPSDTRLQIIKGLRALRDKRASLPTKKHGNIPL, from the coding sequence ATGAGCCACGATCTGACAACGACAGCGGGAAAGATTGCCGACTTCCGCGACCGCCAGGCCCGTGCAGAGCAGCCTTCCGGCCCGGAGGCGATTGAGAAGCAGCACGCCCGCGGAAAGAACACCGCCCGCGAGCGCATCGACCTCCTGCTCGACGAAGGCTCCTTCGTTGAATTCGACGCCCTCGCGGTGCACCGCTCCACGGCCTTCGGCATGGAGAAGAAGAAGCCCCTCGGCGACGGCGTCGTGTCCGGCTACGGCACCGTTGACGGCCGCCTCATCGCCATCTACAGCCAGGACTTCAGCGTGTACGGCGGCTCGCTGAGCCAGGTCAACGGCGAAAAGATCGTCAAGGTCCAGGAATTCGCCCTCCGCAACGGCTGCCCCGTGGTGGGCATCAACGACGGCGGCGGCGCGCGCATCCAGGAAGGCGTCGCCTCGCTGGCCATGTTCGCGGACATCTTCCGCAACAACGTCCACGCTTCCGGTGTGGTCCCGCAGATTTCCCTCATCATGGGCCCGTGTGCCGGCGGCGCCGCGTACTCCCCGGCCCTGACCGATTACGTGGTCATGGTGGACAAGACCTCCCACATGTTCATCACGGGCCCGGACGTCATCAAGACCGTCACCGGTGAGGACGTGGACATGGAGACCCTCGGCGGCGCTCGCCAGCACAATGCCACCACGGGTACGTCAACGTACCTGGCCAGCGACGAAGCGGATGCCATCGAGTTCGTCCGCGAGCTGTTGGACTTCCTGCCGTCCAACAACCTCTCCGAGGCCCCCGTGGTGGAGCACGAGCAGGAGCTTGAGCTCAACGACGACGACCTCGCCCTCGATGCCCTCATCCCGGACTCGGCCAACCAGCCCTACGACATACGCAAGGTCATCGAGCAGATCGTGGACGACGCGCACTTCCTGGAGATGCAGTCCCTCTACGCGCCCAACGTCATCATCGGCTACGGCCGCGTGGAAGGCCACACGGTAGGCATCGTGGCCAACCAGCCCATGCAGTTCGCCGGCACGCTGGACATCGCGGCCTCCGAAAAGGCCGCGCGCTTTGTCCGCCACTGCGACGCTTTCAACATCCCCATCATCACCCTGGTGGACGTCCCCGGCTTCCTGCCCGGCAAGGACCAGGAATTCCAGGGCATCATCCGCCGCGGCGCCAAGCTGCTCTACGCCTTCGCCGAGGCCACCGTGCCGAAGCTGACCGTCATCACCCGCAAGGCCTACGGTGGCGCGTACATCGTGATGGGCTCCAAGAAGCTCGGCGCGGACCTCAACCTCGCCTGGCCCACGGCCCAGATCGGCGTCATGGGCGCCCAGGGTGCCGTCAACATCCTGTACCGCCGCGATCTCGCCGCGGTTGCCGAGGCCGGCGGCGACGTCGAGGCCAAGCGTGCCGACGTGGTGCGACAGTACGAGGAAGAGCTCCTCAACCCGTACCAGGCGGCAGAACTGGGCTACGTGGACGCGGTGATCGCACCGTCGGACACCCGGCTGCAGATCATCAAGGGCCTGCGCGCACTGCGCGACAAGCGCGCCAGCCTGCCTACCAAGAAGCACGGGAACATCCCCCTGTGA
- a CDS encoding DUF885 domain-containing protein, with product MTTANTAPVRPKTDIDAVADAYTDTLLALNPSFATILGLPGHETEYPDYSPAGAEALAAAARETLDKLAALEPADESDVVTLDAMRERLGLDLEIHASGWHAAELNNIASAAQDIRAIFDLMPTDTAEQWGHIAGRAANVPAALEGYIASLRSARDAGKVAAARQVRIVIEQCGRYAAADGFFAKLARDARLDGAPLPADLQERLDAGTSAARAAYTALAAFLADELLPAAPEKDAVGRERYARASRSFLGATVDLEETYAWGVQELERLITEQERVAGQIKPGATIEEAKAILNNDPARQIKGTDKLKAWMQDLSDRAISELADVHFDIPEVMKTLECMIAPTDEGGIYYTGPSDDFSRPGRMWWSVPAGEDTFTTWSETTTVFHEGVPGHHLQVATATYRRELLNNWRRNVCWVSGHGEGWALYAEQLMLELGYLKDPGDHMGMLDGQRMRAARVVFDIGVHLELPVPERWGSGTWTPEKGFEFLKANLDISEGQLQFEFTRYLGWPGQAPSYKVGQRLWEQIRAELETRDGFELKSFHSKALNIGSVGLDTLRRALLG from the coding sequence GTGACTACTGCAAACACAGCTCCCGTGCGCCCGAAGACAGACATCGATGCCGTCGCCGACGCGTATACAGACACGCTCCTGGCGCTCAATCCAAGCTTCGCCACCATCCTCGGCCTGCCTGGACACGAGACCGAATATCCCGACTACTCCCCCGCCGGGGCCGAGGCCCTGGCTGCCGCGGCCAGGGAAACCCTGGACAAGCTCGCGGCACTTGAGCCGGCCGACGAATCCGACGTCGTCACGCTGGACGCGATGCGCGAACGCCTGGGCCTGGACCTGGAAATCCACGCCTCCGGCTGGCATGCCGCCGAGCTGAACAACATCGCCTCTGCCGCCCAGGACATCCGGGCCATCTTCGACCTCATGCCGACGGACACCGCCGAGCAGTGGGGCCACATCGCCGGCCGTGCGGCCAACGTCCCTGCCGCGCTGGAGGGCTACATCGCCTCGCTGCGCTCCGCCAGGGACGCAGGCAAGGTGGCCGCCGCCCGGCAGGTGCGCATCGTCATCGAGCAGTGCGGCCGCTACGCCGCCGCGGACGGCTTCTTCGCCAAACTTGCAAGGGACGCCCGTCTGGACGGCGCCCCGCTGCCTGCGGACCTGCAGGAAAGGCTCGACGCCGGAACTTCCGCCGCGCGCGCGGCCTACACCGCCCTTGCCGCCTTCCTCGCGGACGAGCTCCTGCCCGCGGCCCCGGAGAAGGACGCAGTGGGCCGCGAACGCTATGCCCGGGCCTCGCGCTCGTTCCTCGGCGCCACGGTGGACCTGGAAGAGACCTATGCCTGGGGCGTGCAGGAGCTCGAACGGCTCATCACCGAACAGGAGCGCGTGGCCGGGCAGATCAAGCCGGGGGCCACCATCGAGGAAGCCAAGGCCATCCTCAACAACGATCCTGCACGGCAGATCAAGGGCACCGACAAGCTCAAGGCCTGGATGCAGGACCTCTCGGACCGCGCCATCTCCGAACTGGCCGACGTCCACTTCGACATCCCGGAGGTCATGAAGACCCTCGAGTGCATGATCGCCCCCACCGACGAGGGCGGCATCTACTACACCGGCCCCTCGGACGATTTCTCCCGGCCCGGACGCATGTGGTGGTCCGTGCCGGCTGGCGAGGACACCTTCACCACCTGGTCCGAAACCACCACCGTCTTCCACGAAGGCGTGCCGGGGCACCACCTGCAGGTGGCCACCGCCACATACCGGCGCGAGCTGCTGAACAACTGGCGCCGGAACGTCTGCTGGGTGTCCGGCCACGGCGAAGGCTGGGCCCTGTACGCGGAGCAGCTCATGCTGGAGCTGGGATACCTGAAGGATCCGGGCGACCACATGGGCATGCTGGACGGCCAGCGCATGCGGGCGGCCCGCGTGGTCTTCGACATCGGCGTGCACCTGGAACTGCCCGTGCCGGAACGCTGGGGATCCGGCACCTGGACCCCGGAGAAGGGCTTCGAGTTCCTCAAGGCCAACCTGGACATCAGTGAAGGCCAGCTGCAGTTCGAGTTCACCCGTTACCTCGGCTGGCCGGGCCAGGCCCCGTCCTACAAGGTGGGCCAGCGCCTCTGGGAGCAGATCCGTGCCGAGTTGGAGACCCGCGACGGCTTCGAGCTGAAGTCCTTCCACAGCAAGGCCCTGAACATCGGCTCCGTTGGCCTCGATACGCTGCGGCGGGCGCTGCTGGGCTGA